The Daphnia pulex isolate KAP4 chromosome 7, ASM2113471v1 genome includes the window ACCAGCAAATCCTGCTGGACTGCCAGTGTCTTGATAGTCAATGGTGGAGCCGGCTGCACCacaataatcaatttttcctAGTAAATGTAATAATGGcaggaatgaaacaaaaattcttacCCCAGCATCTACGAAGGAAGACAATTCAGACGCTGAACCAGTTTTAATTGCAGCAAGTTCAGATTGAAGTCTCTGAAGTCTGGAAGTGATCTCTGTCCAACGTTTTTCCAGCTCTTCCACCTCGCACTGtaattacaaaaatataaagaaagatGACAAAACGaacttgttatttttgaatttttttacgttGTTGGAAGTTGCGTCATTCTGAGTGTTTTCCCCAGTCCCGTCATTATTGGCAGCAATATTGTGATTAAAATGGtcactgatttttttcattttatagaCACAACTCGGATGCGGAGTCTCCACTACCGACTTAAATAAAGGTTGCAGCTTGTACATCCTACCTACGTATattctatttaaaatttaaaggaGGAAATGAGAAGACTGCGATTGAATAGCTTCGAGCCTTAGAAATGTGGTCTATTTTTATCATGGCCTACTATAGTCACGGCCCATCATCGTACGCTTCTGTGTGGGACCAATTTTGGGTTCCCTGCCCCTTCCCTGTTGCCATAGTACATAGCCAGAGGGTCGTAAGTATCGGTTTTTGTTCCACATTTCCGCAGATTCTGTGTCTGGCTTGCATAGTGCTATGGTCAGAGTCGACTAAAAGTATGCGATTGACAGTCTAGTGGTTAAAGCGGTAGATTCCCACTAGAGTGGTATTAGGATCAAATCTATGCAAGtcataatcaatttttcataatttttccttgttttttctttatttttaaagcgaattagatggaatgcctagattgtgaaaaaatgcgagttttttcacattattttcaacaaaatctgaatttgcttttttttctaagtccttgccaaagaaaacaaattcagattttgttttaaaaaatgtgaaaaaactcgcattttttacacaatctaggcattccatctaattcgctttaaaaatatagaaaaaacaaggaaaaattatgaaaaattgattatgaCTTGCATAGATTTGAACCTAACACCTCTAATGTGGGAATCCTCCGCTATACCCACTAGACTGTCCTTCAATTGCATTTAATCGACTCTGACCATGCCTGGATGCAAGCCAGACACACAGGCATGGCGACTTAAGCCAAAAAATCCCAAAGGGTGGAAAGAATCTGCGGAAATGTGGAACAAAAACCGATACTTACGACCCTCTGGCTATGTACTATGGCAACAGGGAAGGGGCAGGGAACCTAAAATTGGTCCCACACAGAAGCGTACGATGATGGGCCGTGACTATAGTAGGCCatgatttttataattttttttagataaccAAAGTCGTCTGCTATTTGAACAGCGACGCCTGGCCGTGATTAGACAAACTACTAACAAACTCTTACTAAGCGTGGTGATACTAAATTAGCATaacaaaatacaagaaaaaatgttacatcTAATAAGAATTTTTGAGAGTGCAACATCATTTTTATGGAAAGTTTGAATATTCTCTAAAGATCATCGATAAGCAATCGATTTCCAAAGTTATCGTCGAATCATTCTCACTTTCTCAGTTCTAATTAATTCTTAAAAAACTCTTCTTTAACCTCTTGAAACAtacaaaacagacaaaaaattagttaaaatCGACATTGATTGACAAAAttcacttttgaaaaacaaaaatttgaattttggttgCTATGAAAGACTTTTAGTGATTGGTTTCAGTTTTCGACCAATCCCGCTAGAGTTAGTTATGGCTTAAGGCCCCCTTTCATTCCCTCCCGCCTATTTCTCTCTCGTAGCATCTCAGAGCAAAAAactctgaaatttttttgtggcGTCACCGGGGCCTAAAACACTTTCAAGTCAACGTATTTCAACCGTTCAATTGTTCAACGTTTTGTTTTAGAGTGTTTGGCACAATATTAACTGTCGTTGTGAGTGTGAAAACTATTTTCGTGAATATTCAGCAGGCAATATCTGAAAAGTCACGTGATCAAGATGGCCGTTAAGCCTTCCGCGTACAACACTACTACTAGGTGGTAGTGGACACCGTGGGAAGTTTTGGCGCCCTGTCAACCTTGTTTATAAACAAGCATACTACTGCCGGCCTACTCCAGTGTTTCAGCTGGTCATTAATCCTTTGTTAAAAGTGTATCCCACAGTCGATAATGTCGTCGAGAGGCGGTAGGAGACGCGGGAGGCCGCCTAAATCATCTTATACAACACCACACTTCCTAAATTCCCGATCGAACGTTATCGAGAAGCCTAAATGGTTTTTGTCTCGTGATGGAGTGGCTAATGACAATGGTCCAACTGGGTCTAGAGCTAGTTCACCGGGAGGCAGTGTGGGGAGTTTCACACAACAATACAGTGCCAAAAAACATATATCAGTAACTCCATTCAAGAAACGTGGAAGGAAAGCGGGTACAAGAGGCAACAGAGGTGGCAAAGCATATGTGCCTAGGCCTTCGTTGGTCATTACCAGGGGTAATGATTATCATTATGGCTCAGACTTTGACTCTGGTAGTGATTCTGATGGGCCTCCGAGCCAAGGAGAAGATGCAGAGTTGGATGTTGAGAGTGACGTGGACATACCAATTAGCGAGCCAGAGAGTGATGAACTGGATGATAATGCCTCAGATATCTCCATTTCTAATCAAAGTTCCTCAATGcgaaaaattgttgaatcCAGTATAAAGTCTATACCCACTCCACTCCCTATTTGGCTCCAGTCCGATCAAGATTTACCAGTGTTGACTCTACCCAAATCTTCTGAAGACCTTCTCTTGCCTACACACCAAGTGCTACCTGCTTGCGCGATTTACGAAGTCCTACGCAAGTTTAGCAGTGAGGttggtttggtttttattaTGAATAATTTTCCCTGGCTAATCAATCTCTCTGCGTAGGTGAGGCTCTCTCCTTTTCGACTCGAGGATTTCATGGCCGCTCTTCAATCGGAAGAAATGACAACTCTTTTGGCGGAAGTCCATGTTCAACTCTTAAAGTCCATGCTTCGAGAGGAAGACGTACAACAAACTTGGTTTGGACCACTGGACCAGAAAGACAGCACAAATTCTGTGTTAAACTTTGCCGACACGCTGACGTGGCCAGAAGTCATGCGGATATACATGCAGAGTGACCCGACCTTTGCACCTGCACTCTCTTTACTTGAATCCTGCGAATATCCTTTTACTACCTGCGACGTCCGTCTGAACCTCCTCAAGTTTCTTACTGACCATTTTCTCTGCAATACGGCTGTCCGACAAGAGTTCCTTAGCGAgggtaacattttttaaatcatttttatggttttaaaCATACTAATTCATCTTTCATCTATAGGAAACATCAAATATAATGACCATTGTCGAGTTTGCCACAAAGTTGGAGATTTGCTCTGCTGTGAGACATGTCCAGCCGTCTATCACCTCCACTGTCTCGACCCACCACTGGAGCACGTTCCAAACGAGGATTGGCAGTGTCCTATATGCACGGCCCAACTATGCAAAGGAGTAACTGATTGTATAAGTGATGTTGAACGATCCGGTTTTCTCTGCCGACAAGTAATTATCCTGAAACCCAATGCTGGCGGAtgaattcctttttaattCATGTATTCTCTTTTAGGAATCTTTGGGCTACGACCGACACGGACGCAAATACTGGTTTATTGCCAGACGGATCTTTGTCGAAGAAACTGGCAGCCGGGAAGAAATTGACGGAGATGAAGAAACTATTGCCGTGGAGGACCGTAAAACTTGGTACTACTCCAGTCCCCATCAGTTTGAACAGTTGCTTGCAGCTTTGGACAAGACAGATTTTGAAAAGGCTCTTTGTCAAGAACTATACAATCTAAGGCCGGAAATATTGAGGCAGATGGCTCTCACGATACAGCTGACAAACGAGAATAAAGgtgaataatattttaatctacctaattttattcataaaaGACGCTAAtcatttgttatacattttaGGCAACAACAAATCATATCTCGAACTTGACGAAGAAGTTGCAAGGGAGGCCTCTCAGACGGTcgtcaaagttgaaaaagaagaagatgacgaggCTGATGAGAACCTCTCTGTCGATGCAATCAAAacagagaaggaaaaaatagaaactgaggAGGTTGTGGAAGAATGCGGTGTGGAAGTGGATGACGATTTCATGCAACAATTGCATGTGGAATCTGAACCTAAAGTAGAGCCTGAAGAAACGCCTACTACCGGTACACCAACAGCCAACGGAACTTACTCTACGCGCTCCAAAACCGGCACCATTGTGGCACGCACCTATGTCGACATGAAACGGCGAAATTTAACAACCAACGGTTCTGGCGGAGTCACTATTAAGGAGGAAAGAAGTGGCACCCCTACCAAATCAAAATCTCAATCTCCTTTACCCTCCGACGTCATCTTTAAATTGGGCATGGAAGGACGGCACAAGACGTACGTCAACCAGTACACGAGCAATCCCCTCGCGCTCAACAAAAACCAGGCAGCAGAGGAGAGAGACCGCAAGCGTTACTTGTCGCACAAGTTCTCCATTACGGGTTGCGGCGAGTTTAAGTGGTTGGGCAGTACATTTGGCAACCGCACTATCATGCAGCAAACTGTTCGTTCCACCTTGCTCCAACTGCACTCTCAATTGCCTGCTATTTTCATGCATCCTAACTGGGCTGGGAGTATGCGAAAGTCTTGGATCCAAGCTGTCAATCAAAGCGTCTCGCCAACAGACCTCGGTCGTGTCCTCTCAATCCTGGTTGCGTGCATCCGCCCAGTTGTTTTCTCTTCCGTCTGGCACGAGTCACTTGGCCACATTCGACTTCAACGACAGACGGCCCTTGAACGTGAAGAGCGGAAGAAGGTGgacaagaaggagaagaaggataAAGAACTGGAAGAAGAGATGCATCGACTACACACCGTCCATTACACCAAAGGCCTCAAGCACCAGGTAATagaaactatttttatttctatttgaatcCATATCTAATTGGTTTCACATTGTTTTCGACAGATCTGGAAGCACAAAGGTGAAGAGTTTCGTCTTCACGGTCAATGGGGTTGGCTGTGGTTGTCCGCAACTCGCCTTTTACGACGTCTTGATGCCAGGAAATGCGGATTAAGAGCTGGACCCTGGCGAATCATCACTTGTACTCAAGGTAATTTTGATGTTGCTTCGATTcttttgatgaattttaatgaattgtatCATTAATAGAAGAAGGCTCGGAATCTCGCTACATTCAGTGTGATCCGGCATCTGGCGTCGAAATTTATGAAATCCCATCTTCTGATCCAGCGATGGAAGTTGTTGATGTTTGCGCTGCTATGAACGATACCAACCGTCGTGTTTATCCTAAAATCGCCAAGAAAGCCAAGTTAGATTCGTTGCTCGATTGGCGCCTCAAATTGAAGACGGCCGAAGAGAAAAATCTTCTCAAAACCGAAAAGGCCCCGCTGCcactaaaaaaagaggaagtcAACGTCACGAATCGCAAATTGACCATGGCAGAAATGGAAGCACGACTGGAACAACTACGAAAGCACCGGCTCACTTTCGCACGCTGCTATTCTTACAAGTGTGGTGGTGATAGTTGCTACTCTCCCACTTGCCGGGCCATCAAACCTCTAGAAGCTGCAATCCtgcaagagaaagaagaagaagcgaagcAAAAAGCTGCACTAGTTAAAAGACGGATTTACTCGAACGAATCGACGCAGGGTCCTCTACCACTAAAGCGTGCTGATGACGAAATTcgatctaaaaagaaaaaggcgccTGTGAAATACCCGATGATGTCCAAATATATGACAAAGAGCAACAAACGGACCATCTTCGTCCTGCCCGATCACGAATTGAAGCATCTAGCCCGACGTCACGGTCAAGGATACGTTCAAGGCTTCCACCACGGCCCAAAGAATAACTCTCCGGCTTGGATCTACCCATCGGCCAGGCCGTTGTTCAAGAATGTCTGGTTTTTCCGCACAAACGGCCTCCAGTCTTTGAGCACGTTCGCTTTGCAAGTTCGAATCCTCTGGGCGTGTCTCCGTTGGGAAGAAATGGTGACCAAAGCTGGCAACATGGGCATGGACGGTAAAAACCAAACGACCACCGACACGGAGATTACCACCACCGATATCTTGAAGCATCGTCACATCGGGCGGTTTCTTGAACGCACACAGTACTTTCAACGGCGTGTGGTTATTCCACTCGATGTCCCCAAAACGGTCAGAGAAGTCACTCCATCTCGTTCCGGATTGCGTAAGCGCAAGATGGTGGAAGCGCCCAAATTGTCGCAACCCATTGTCACCGAGGAATGGGTGGATGAAGATCGCTTGGAACTTTGGGTCATTAAGCAGTACCACGAGCGTATCGAAAAAGCCGCTGCGATGGCAGCTGCAGCTAGTACGACCACCTCTACACCTCACCTTACTCGACTCAAGAGCACACCACAGACTATGGGACCTGGAGGTAAACCTATGACTATGGAGGAACTCAAAGCTCAGGCCGAACAGCAGTTGCGCGCCCAACGTACTGCCCATCAACTGAAGAGCACCACTCCTGGAACGCCAACTGGTGTTGTCCGTCTAACTCTTCCCGCCGGAAACAAAGTTATGTTGCCTGGAAACAAGTTGCTGTCTACGCCCTCTGGGGCCACTGGAAGTCCTATGGGCCGGCGCATTCTCATCACCAAAGATGGTAAAACATCTCAAGTTGTTAAGACGACGGTGGCTTCACCTTCAGGATCTGCCCAGCCTGTGCTAATTGCTCCTAGTCCTGGCGTCGCGGCTGCTACACCTACCGTTAATAAATTGCAAATCTCTCGCGGTCCCGACGGCAAGATTGAAATTCGTGGCTTGAAACCAGGCCAGCAACTTCTGAAACTAAGCGATGGCCGCTTTACGATCGTTTCACCTGCTCAACCTATGATAACCGCCCAACCAGCGCCAGCTCAAGCACAGACCCAAGTCCAACCTGCTGCAGCCAGCGACGGAACAGGAACCAAAACTGTTGTTGTTCAAAAAGCTGTAACCATCGCTGGTCAGAAAACAACGAGTCAAATTGTTCTGCCGGCTGGTACCAACACTGCAATGCTGGCTCAGCACCTAGCGTCTGGAAAACTTCAGCTAAGTTCAGTCAACGGTCAACAGGTTATTATCCGACCAGCCGCAACTCCCGCTTCCGCTGGTTCAGCATCCGTGGTCAAAACGGGCGATACACCAACCGTAGTCGTGGCCGGCCAACAGCAGCCAGCTAAACCCATGATGCAAGTGATACAGACGGCTCAAGGTCAGAAGATAATTGTTCAGAATCTGCAAGGTGGTTCCCTTACTCCCCAACAACTAGCTGCCATTCAAGAACAGCTCAAGGGACAGATGATGGCTCGTACCAATCAGCCAGGAGGCAACAACAAACCCATCACATTTGCTGTTCGGACATCAGTGGCTGGCGCAACCGTTGCTACAGTTTCTACAACGGCTGCTGTTACCACTACCGTCGCTCCGACTTCTAcgtaagaataataataatttcatttgactAAATATcagtttttaacattttttcttgttattcatttatagCGAAACGTCTACGACGCCCGCTGCCGTTGTTTCGACACCCgctgtagctgctgctgtcgccACCCCCACAACGCCGGCAACCACGACTGGCGCTGCGACTGTCACggcaaatcaaaacaaagtgGATGAACCGTATACTGTTACTCCCGACTATGTCGTACAAGCGCTCCGCAATTCATTGAAGGGAGGAAATCTTCATCCGGACCTTGAGCAGAAAGTGTTGACGCGCTTGCGTGAGCAGGAGAAAGCGAAAAGGGATGACGCCGAGGTGGAGACTCCTACCTATTTTGCCGCCTCCAATAGGAAACGGACGACGTCCGGTGCGTCTTGGATTGATGACGTCGATACCTCAACTGCGATGACCCCCGCAACTGGAACAGATAGTAAAACGATCAGACCACCGGCTCGCAAGATTGCTCGGGTAATTGAGGCCCCCAGCACGCCAGTCTCCTCCAAGATTGTCAGCGGGGCGACACCGGCTAACGATGCAGCTGCTGATTTGCGCGAGCAAAAGAACAAGGAACGTGCAATGAAGGCCGCTCAACGAGCCAAGGAGAAACGCCACCAGTCGACCTGTGCCCGTCTGCAGGGCCTGTTGAATAGAAGTTCCGAGTCGCTAAAGAAGGAAATTCTGCGCAAACGTGCCTcgttggaaaaagaattgcgATCTGCCATCACGAAGGAGATCTCAGCGCTACAGTTGCCTTCGCCAGTTCGACAAGCTCCTGTCGCAGTCTCGGAAAATCAAGCGGTCGTCGTTAAGAAAAAGGAGCCAAAGTTGCAAGAATTGCCCGTTGTTCAACCCAAAGCCACACCTCGACGGAATCAGAGGAAACGCAAGTTATCATCACCGTTGAGTCCTCAAAAGACTTTGAATGAGCCCGAACCTGGCACTTCGCAAGATGAAGAGGACTATGATGCATCACCCGCGTCAATGCCACCGACATCCAAGAGGAAGTCCAAACGAACTTTGTCGGAAAGTGGATGCAGCGCTGGCGACAAGATAGAACTTTACTGTATCTGTCGCAAACCGTACGACAATTCCAAGTTCTACGTCGGTTGTGACTTGTGTACGAATTGGTTTCACGGAGACTGTGTCGGCATCACGGAGGCCATGTCGCAAACGATGACGGAATTTGTGTGTAATGGTTGTAAAACGGGAAAAACGGTGGCGCCTCGTGAACTGTTCTGCCTTTGCCGACAGCCGTACGATGACTCGCAGTTCTACATCGGCTGCGATCGTTGTGGAGATTGGTTGCATGGTCGCTGCGTCGGCGTTCTGCAAACGGAATCGGAGTCGATCGACGAGTACAAGTGCCCCAACTGTGAGCCGCAGGGAGCCTTCAACTACGCCAACACGAAGACCCTTGGCACTCGCGATTACGAGGAACTACGCAAGCTTCTACGGCAGTTGCAGACCCACAAGAGCTCCTGGCCGTTCCGTGAGCCAGTCGATGTCAAGGATGTCCCCGACTACTATCAAGTCATTAAGGATCCCATGGACTTGCAGATGGTTGAGACCAAGATTATAGAGAGACGCTACCAACGACTGGTGGAGTTTATCGGCGACATCACCAAGATCTTTGAAAACTGTCGCTATTACAATCCCAAAGGGTCCAACttctaccgttgcgccacatCCCTCGAATCGTTTTTTGTGCCCCGACTCAAATTGTTGCGCTCGTCCATGTCCAACTGAAGTTGCGTCATCGTCACCCATATCTCTTTTCAAATCGCctcgtgtgtgtttgtgtgttacGTGTGAAACTATCTcggaactctttttttttggcttgctTGTTCCGCTTTTCTTACCTTGCAccctaaatttcttttgtgtcttCAAAATTTCAAGACTCTTGCAACGtacatttcccccccccccctcactaGACTGACATGAAAAACAAAGTGTGGAAAGCGGTATTTATGCCCATATAAATTGCTGTTACATCTGCCGCAATACACAAAATCTTTTTGTATTGATCCGAGTACTGTACattatttataaaacaaattcaattgcaaCATTCATGTTCACTCTACTGCTGAAGACCAAGCAACAGAAGCAATTCCAATGAATGAAATTGCTATTGTAACAATTGTCACTAGTGGTGAATGAGACAGCGAACCAATTGGGACTAAaacttgttgaatttgaacaTGTTCAGGTAATGACTGCCACACACATTTATGCACAGCTGTCAAATCTATTGAAGCACAGTCACAAGAGAAATAGGTAGAAGGTGAGGATAGAGATGCTGCTGTATAATCATTTATGCTGCTAGGGAGATGATAACGCAGATGAAACTGGATTGATTGGGAGAAGCTGCAACTGCTCCCACATTGAAGGTGGGGCAAGCTGTGTAATGTTAAAGGTTCTGCATGATGTGCCATTTGTTCAATGTTGACATGGCTGGAGAAGCGAACTGTCTTGTTCATTACCGAAGCTTGAAGTTGATATGGGTCTACATAGATTCCAGAAGGAATCCTCCATTTTATAAGTACACTACAGCCTAGAagagaggaaggaagaaacGAGGAGGACATTCGCATTTCCCTAAAAATAAAGTATACAATTCTGTTATTCTGTTAACGCTCTGTGGTGTAACTGTTGAACATCTTACCGATGAAAACCGTCTCCAGTCACCTGAAATTCTGAGTACGCACTGTTGAAATCTTCTACTGTAAATTCTCCATGAGCCAATTGagtattatttaaattaaatagaatAGCCAAAAAACAAGATGTTATTGTTCGATTCATGTTTAGTTGTTTACAAACTGTCATTCCTGTTTTGACATCGTCTGCTAACGCCAGAGTTGTGGGACAGGGAGAAAATCCGTCCCGTTTTGTCTCAAAATTCAAAcggtttcatttttaaattcagaatTGGAGCTTAGGCATTTAATATTTGCTACCACTCACACAATGCTCTACTTTCAAATTGCAGCAAAGTGTAACCTATTGTTAATTATCTTTAATATTGCAAGTTATTAGGCTACCATTTAGGAGCCGTAGGGCTACCTTCAGGGTTATCTTATCGGAATCTGCGTCTCTAATACAAATAACTCCAGTGCAAGTTTTATCTTTGTACTTGAGACTCAgatttatttaattgttttgtttttggttttgtacCAACGTCCGACAgcagagaaaataattttattgcttCGTCACTGTAATATATTCGTCAGCACATGACGCAATAAGCTGTCCTCTAACTCAAATAGCACTCGACTCTCCAGgtttacaactttttttcataaaagtaAGTATGATTTGCATCATACGTTCAGTCCTGCACAGCAACTAGTCCAAAATGGACGCATCGGGATTTCTCTCATCGCCCGCTACCTGGGTGTTAGCGATCTCCTCTTCTCTATACATTATTTacaggtagaaaaaaagaagaagactctttaaaatctctttcttattggtaaatcttttttaattaaatagaTATGCCACGTCCACATTTAACTACTTTTCCGACCAAGGAATCCCTGGTCCCAAACCGATTCCCATCTTCGGTAATATGTGGGGCGTTTGGAAAGCGGTGAGATAAATCAATCTAGGttctcaacattttaaaaattaaataattgttttaatttagaaCCTTCCTGCGTACGACTTGGCATTAGTGAAAAAATACGGAAAGGTTTTTGGTTATTTCGATGGCCCGATTCCAAACCTTTGGATCACAGATGCCGATGTGATAAAGGCGATGTACGTCAAAGACTTCGACCATTTTGTCGATCGCAGAGTAAGGAAAAATGCGTTTTACACAATTAGCCATGTAGTTAATTatgaattgtttcttttcagtCTTTCGAGATAAAAACGAAAGTCATGCGCAAATGGTTGAGTCTAATGAGAGGTCAAGAGTGGAAGGACATTCGCTCGTCCGTTACACCTGCCTTTACCACCGGAAAAATCAAGCGAgtaattcaatatttaaaggggaaaaaaacagggGAAGAAATTAATCAACGGctgtcgcttttttttttattattatagatgTCTGTTTTGATCAAAGATTGCGTTGCCAATTTGTGCGATCGTGTCACGACTTTCACCgagaaagatggaaaaattgacGCCAAGCTGTAATAACATCACCTATCGCTTAACCTTTTATTATACCTGTTTCAAACTACGTTGATTGATTTGACAGGACGTTTAGTGCTTTCACCATGGACGTAATTGCAAGATGTGCTTTCGGTTT containing:
- the LOC124198045 gene encoding phosphatidylinositol-glycan biosynthesis class X protein-like — encoded protein: MTVCKQLNMNRTITSCFLAILFNLNNTQLAHGEFTVEDFNSAYSEFQVTGDGFHREMRMSSSFLPSSLLGCSVLIKWRIPSGIYVDPYQLQASVMNKTVRFSSHVNIEQMAHHAEPLTLHSLPHLQCGSSCSFSQSIQFHLRYHLPSSINDYTAASLSSPSTYFSCDCASIDLTAVHKCVWQSLPEHVQIQQVLVPIGSLSHSPLVTIVTIAISFIGIASVAWSSAVE